The Prochlorococcus marinus XMU1404 region CATGCAGCTAACTTTGCGAAACTTAGAAAAGTCTTATGTTTAGATGCAAGAAGTATGGCAGATGCCTCAGCAAAAGAAATAAAAGATACAGATAATGATTTATCTTTTAATAAATATAATGAACGAAATGTAGCTTGAAGTAATAATCTAGTAATAAGTAGATTTTAAAAACATGTCTAGTAATGCTGAAAAGCTTTATAAGTTAATAGCAAGTGACTCTAAAAAGAAACAAAGTTTGTTTATGACAGCCTTGACTAATCCCAAAAAAGCTTTAGATAAAATATGTGAAATTGGCAAGGAGTTAGATGTTTCTGTGACTAAAGAGGAGGTTATTGAATATTTGAGTACTATTGACGATGAGGCAACTAAAATGTGGTTAGTTAAGGCTCGAGGAGGTCTTTAGTTAAAGGTTTTGAAGAATTATTGTTTTGATTATTCATAGGTTGAATTCTTTTATTATAGCCGCCCCCGCCAGCTAAAGTCCAAAAAAACCAGTAACTTGGAATTGCAAGGGCTGCAGCTATGAAAATTACTACAATTTGTTCTATTCTTTTCATAATTAAATTTTATTCTACAAAATAATTTTTAGTAATTAAGCCTTAAATTTTGTAAATTCTTTTTTTTAAAACAGTGATTAGATTTGAAGATGTAAGCAAAATTTATTCTACAGATATTGTCTTAAAAAAAATTAATTGGGAGATTAAGAAAGGAGAAAAGGTTGGCTTAGTTGGTTCAAATGGTGCAGGTAAATCAACTCAATTTAAGATTTTAGTTGGAGAGGAAGATCAAACAAGCGGAAAAATTTTTAAAGAGGGTAACCCTAAAATTGCTCATTTAAAACAGGAGTTAGATTGTAACTTCAATCGTTCAGTGAGGGAGGAACTAGAAAGTTCTTTCAAAGATATACAAATTGTTTCTATTAAACTTTTAGAAATTGAGAATAAAATGAAATCATTGGATATAAAAAAAAATTCCGATGAACTTGCAATATTAGTAAATCAACTTGCAAAATATCAATCAAGATTTGAAGAGTTAGGTGGTTATAAAATGAAATCTGATGTAGATAAGATATTACCAAAACTTGGCTTTACCATTGAAGATGCTGACAAATTAGTTGGAAATTTCTCCGGTGGCTGGCAGATGAAAATTGCACTTGGAAAAATAATCTTGCAGAAACCAGATTTACTTTTACTTGATGAACCAACTAATCATTTAGATTTAAATACTATTTTTTGGTTAGAAGAATATCTTTTTTCTCTTAAGATTTCTACTATTATCATAAGCCATGATAGATATTTTTTAGATAAATTATGTAAAAAAATAATTTTTATAGATAGAGGAATATCAGAAACATATAACGGGAATTATTCTTTTTTTATTGAACAGAAATCTTTAAATGAAGAAGCACAAAATAAAGCATATCAATTACAACAAAAAGAAATTGAGATCCAAAAAAAGTATATAGATAGATTTAGAGCTAGTGCAAACAGAAGTTCTCAGGCTAAGAGTAGGGAAAAACAATTAAAAAAGATTTCTAAAATTGAGGCTCCCAAAGCAAAATCAAATAGTCCTTATTTTAATTTCCCAGATTGTCCTCGTTCAGGAAAATTAGTTATGCATATTAAAAATTTATCTCATAGTTATGATGATAAGATTCTTTTTTTAGATGTCAATTTAAAAATTTCTTCTGGTGAGAA contains the following coding sequences:
- a CDS encoding ABC-F family ATP-binding cassette domain-containing protein; this encodes MIRFEDVSKIYSTDIVLKKINWEIKKGEKVGLVGSNGAGKSTQFKILVGEEDQTSGKIFKEGNPKIAHLKQELDCNFNRSVREELESSFKDIQIVSIKLLEIENKMKSLDIKKNSDELAILVNQLAKYQSRFEELGGYKMKSDVDKILPKLGFTIEDADKLVGNFSGGWQMKIALGKIILQKPDLLLLDEPTNHLDLNTIFWLEEYLFSLKISTIIISHDRYFLDKLCKKIIFIDRGISETYNGNYSFFIEQKSLNEEAQNKAYQLQQKEIEIQKKYIDRFRASANRSSQAKSREKQLKKISKIEAPKAKSNSPYFNFPDCPRSGKLVMHIKNLSHSYDDKILFLDVNLKISSGEKIAILGPNGCGKSTLLKIIMKRIIPEIGEINLGKHNIITSYYEQNQAEALSLKEKVIDLICYQSPEWSQKKVRTFLAGFGFQDETVFKFVKQLSGGEKAKLALALMIMNPSNFLLLDEPTNHLDLQSKENLELAIKNYKGSALMISHDRYFISKVANRIIEIKDSKLFSYDGNYEYFLEKK